Proteins encoded by one window of Labrus bergylta chromosome 2, fLabBer1.1, whole genome shotgun sequence:
- the srp19 gene encoding signal recognition particle 19 kDa protein: MAHLTENPADKERFICVYPVYINSKKTLAEGRRIPAEKAVENPSCAEIRDVLTAAGLNVYVENKMHPREWNRDVAFRGRVRVQVKQADGNLCQEKFTSRKDVMFYVAEMIPKLKTRTQKSGGGDVSSQQGEGGKKSKKKKK; this comes from the exons ATGGCTCATTTAACTGAAAACCCCGCAGATAAAGAGAg GTTCATCTGTGTGTATCCAGTCTACATCAACAGTAAGAAGACTTTGGCTGAAGGAAGAAGGATCCCCGCAGAGAAG gctgtggAGAACCCGTCCTGTGCTGAGATCAGAGACGTCCTGACGGCTGCTGGGCTCAATGTCTACGTCGAG AACAAGATGCACCCCAGGGAGTGGAACAGGGATGTCGCGTTCAGAGGTCGAGTCAGAGTCCAGGTGAAGCAAGCGGACGGCAACTTGTGTCAGGAGAAGTTCACGTCCC GTAAAGACGTGATGTTTTACGTGGCAGAGATGATTCCTAAACTAAAGACACGGACCCAgaagagtggaggaggagacgtgAGCTCTCAACAGGGAGAGGGCGGAAAGAAgagcaagaaaaagaagaagtag